A window from Triticum aestivum cultivar Chinese Spring chromosome 6D, IWGSC CS RefSeq v2.1, whole genome shotgun sequence encodes these proteins:
- the LOC123142623 gene encoding uncharacterized protein: MVLPDSPRASTCNPVPGFHVYPQASRLSGECSPDVSVVAPSTPAPAPIDLNATPVVGGSSFGGTRKRARQTPAGGLPDARNLFEEMPSAVDEDYMQNLIFEDGAPGAGYDPDETQSQDGRGAFTPAAGYDPDQAAFMRDQVGIDLDGFPFDHEFPEDYGLEEEDECDIEVESLFEDELANQTAGPKPKRKSKRTKAYTAAEDKLICECWRDIGQDPKTGAEQKHSTFWTRVHREFHDRKKFPPYQFVSTRGWVSISKRWRVMQQECNKFCATLESVKARPVSGIGVQDMV; the protein is encoded by the coding sequence atggtgctgcccgactcaCCCCGCGCGTCGACTTGCAACCCggtccccggcttccacgtctacccgcaggcctcccgcctctccggggagtgctcacccgacgtgagcgtggtcgcgccttccacgcccgcgcccgcgcccatcgacctcaatgcCACCCCGGTGGTCGGTGGCTCGTCGTTCGGCGGCACGAGGAAACGCGCGCGACAGACGCCGGCCGGCGGGCTCCCGGACGCCCGTAACCTGTTCGAGGAAATGCCGTCCGccgtcgacgaggactacatgcaaaACCTCATCTTCGAGGATGGTGCACCGGgcgctggctacgatcccgacgagacacaaagccaggacggtCGCGGGGCAttcacgccggccgctggctatgatcccgatcaggcggccttcatgcgtgatcaggtcggcatcgaCCTGGATGGCTTCCCCTTTGACCACGAGTTCCCGGAGGACTatgggctagaggaagaggacgagtgcgacatcgaagtggagtctttgttcgaggacgagctcgccaaccaaacCGCCGGTCCTAAGCCaaagcgcaagagcaagcgcacgaaggcgtacacagctgccgaggacaagcttatttgcgagtgttggcgagacattggacaagacccaaagacgggcgccgagcaaaagcattcgaccttttggactcgtgtgcaccgCGAGTTTCATGATCGCAAGAAGTTTCCACCTTACCAATttgtgagcacgcgcgggtgggtctccatttccaagcggtggagggtgatgcaacaagagtgcaacaagttttgcgccacccttgagagcgtcaaggcccgccccgtAAGCGGCATCGGCGtgcaagacatggtatga
- the LOC123145268 gene encoding probable L-type lectin-domain containing receptor kinase S.5: MAPSRRGQRAATGLAVLLLLYAISACSLLPAARAQATAFTSIRNGSEFSTFSFPSFGNSLRQLPGNLTVLGNATVNGNALQITPDTRNDPEKFLINQTGRVMYPRAYVLWASNASNTSADGRRVASFSTVFKVNLFRATPSVKGEGFAFLIASDGGAPPPPGSHGGYLGLTNASTDGSAANGFAAVELDTVKQSYDPDDNHVGLDVNGVRSKVAASLTPFGIDLATNNTNDDGSHMVWIEYNGTARHVWVYMAKNGSRPGTPVLDAPLDLSKVLLGKTAYFGFSASTGVLYQLNCLHSWDMTVELLPDGSSPGKQPLSGWKLGLAIGVPCAFALALGLFAGLYIKKRRGRIGDDSSSIVRSTINFASIPGVPKEFDYKELRKGTGNFDEKMKLGQGGYGVVYRATVVGEHGQSMEVAVKQFSGANTKGQEDFLAELSIINLLRHRNLVKLLGWCHQDGVLLLVYDFMPNGSLDRLLFGGGPEAPVLTWGHRYNIVAGVASALNYLHHEYDQRVIHRDIKPSNIMLDAAFNARLGDFGLARALETDKTSYTDKLGVPGTLGYIAPECFHTGRATRESDVFGFGAVILEIVSGRRISCSNAAGCSQLLEGVWQLHGAGGGRILEAVDRRLAPGEFDEGDAERLLLLGLACSHPNPGERPRARAIVQILARSAPPPDVPASKPAFMWPALPVVLGDDDGEMPVSGTSTALTSSSSYYASSAGWTTQNYLLTREHDVTDRDMPTA; this comes from the exons ATGGCGCCTTCCCGCCGCGGTCAACGCGCCGCCAccggcctcgccgtcctcctcctgctCTACGCCATCTCCGCATGCTCGCtcctccccgccgcccgcgcccaggCCACCGCCTTCACCAGCATCCGCAACGGCAGCGAGTTCAGCACCTTCTCCTTCCCCTCCTTCGGCAACTCGCTGCGGCAGCTCCCCGGCAACCTCACCGTGCTGGGCAACGCCACCGTCAACGGGAACGCCCTGCAGATCACGCCGGACACCAGAAACGACCCGGAGAAGTTCCTCATCAACCAGACCGGCCGGGTCATGTACCCCAGAGCCTACGTGCTCTGGGCCTCCAACGCGTCCAACACCAGCGCCGACGGCCGGCGCGTCGCCTCCTTCTCCACCGTGTTCAAGGTCAACCTCTTCCGCGCGACCCCGTCCGTCAAGGGCGAAGGGTTCGCGTTCCTCATCGCGTCCGATGGCGGCGCCCCACCGCCCCCCGGAAGCCACGGCGGCTACCTTGGCCTCACCAACGCGTCCACCGACGGTAGCGCCGCCAACGGGTTCGCCGCCGTGGAGCTGGACACGGTGAAGCAGTCCTACGACCCCGACGACAACCACGTCGGCCTCGACGTGAACGGCGTCCGGTCCAAGGTCGCCGCCTCCCTCACCCCCTTCGGCATCGACCTCGCGACCAACAACACCAACGACGACGGCAGCCACATGGTCTGGATCGAGTACAACGGCACGGCGAGGCACGTGTGGGTGTACATGGCCAAGAACGGCAGCAGGCCGGGCACTCCCGTGCTCGACGCGCCGCTGGACCTCTCGAAGGTCCtcctcggcaagacggcatacttCGGCTTCTCGGCGTCCACCGGCGTGCTGTACCAGCTCAACTGCTTGCACAGTTGGGACATGACGGTGGAGCTTCTCCCCGACGGCAGCAGCCCCGGCAAGCAGCCGCTCTCCGGCTGGAAGCTCGGGCTGGCCATCGGCGTGCCGTGCGCCTTCGCCCTGGCGCTCGGGCTGTTCGCCGGCCTGTACATCAAGAAAAGGCGGGGGAGGATCGGGGACGACTCGAGCTCGATTGTCCGGAGCACCATCAACTTCGCGAGCATCCCCGGGGTGCCCAAGGAGTTCGACTACAAGGAGCTGAGGAAAGGGACGGGCAACTTCGACGAGAAGATGAAGCTGGGGCAGGGCGGGTACGGCGTGGTGTACCGCGCCACCGTGGTCGGGGAGCACGGCCAGAGCATGGAGGTCGCCGTGAAGCAGTTCTCCGGGGCCAACACCAAGGGGCAGGAGGACTTCCTCGCCGAGCTCAGCATCATCAACCTCCTCCGCCACCGCAATCTCGTCAAGCTCCTCG GTTGGTGCCACCAGGATGGCGTGCTGCTGCTGGTGTACGACTTCATGCCCAACGGCAGCCTGGACAGGCTCCTCTTCGGCGGCGGGCCGGAGGCCCCGGTGCTCACCTGGGGGCACCGCTACAACATCGTCGCCGGCGTGGCGTCCGCCCTCAACTACCTCCACCACGAGTACGACCAGCGGGTGATCCACCGCGACATCAAGCCGTCCAACATCATGCTGGACGCCGCCTTCAACGCGCGGCTCGGCGACTTCGGCCTCGCCCGCGCGCTCGAGACCGACAAGACCTCCTACACCGACAAGCTCGGCGTCCCCGGCACCCTGGGGTACATCGCGCCGGAGTGCTTCCACACGGGCCGGGCCACGCGGGAGTCGGACGTCTTCGGCTTCGGCGCCGTCATCCTGGAGATCGTCTCCGGCCGCCGCATCTCCTGCAGCAACGCCGCCGGGTGCAGCCAGCTGCTGGAGGGCGTGTGGCAGCTCCACGGCGCCGGCGGGGGCCGCATCCTCGAGGCCGTCGACCGGCGGCTCGCGCCCGGGGAGTTCGACGAGGGCGACGCGGagcggctgctgctgctgggccTCGCGTGCAGCCACCCGAACCCCGGGGAGCGGCCGAGGGCGCGCGCCATCGTGCAGATCCTGGCGcgctccgcgccgccgccggacgtgcCGGCGTCCAAGCCGGCCTTCATGTGGCCCGCGCTGCCGGTCGTGCtcggggacgacgacggggagaTGCCGGTGTCCGGGACCAGCACGGCGCTGACCTCATCGTCGTCGTACTACGCCTCGTCGGCGGGGTGGACGACGCAGAACTACCTCCTGACCAGGGAGCACGACGTGACGGACAGGGACATGCCCACGGCGTGA